GGTGGCGAGACAGAAGTAAAAATGTCAAGGAGGACGTTCTCCACTGTGCGGCTCTGTATGGCTTGTAAAATTCGTCCCAGCCACGTGTCGATAGCCGGTTGCCCGCAGTAAAACGGAATGTCCAGCTCCTTCCGAATAAAGTTGTACATTCGGCTTGTAcctgaagaaataaaacaaatataattaccATAAGTAAGATATGCTAATTTCTTCACCAGTGGTCGTTTATCAtctaacaaaataatgtaatttatgcTGTTGTTACTTTAATTACTATATAATTTTATCGTTTAACGGCAATAAGTTGATACGATCCGTTTGAAAATGATACAATGCGCAATATTAAACCATAAAAAGGTATAACAAATTAATATGGACAGTATTAGTACCTTTTCCCATGTATTTCGATGCATCCATTTCTCCGTTACATGCCCGTTTGTAGAGGTTTCGCATCCGTTCATACACAACCATTTCCGCAGCAGCCTTCGTCCCCTGCATCCCCGAGGCTTCCTTGAGAGCCGCTATCCGTTCGTCGCACATGAACATAAGGTCGTACCACTCCGTCTTCTCTAACAGATTGGTGGCCCCCGGGTACTGTTCCCGGAGCTTATCGGACTCCTCCATGGCGAGATTCCTCAGGAGCCGTAGGTCCACGGCCTGGGCGGTCAGACATAACAGGTTAGTCACCATCATCTGTACGATCTCAACAGCCTCCGCTGTCAGCCGCGCGCTTACCAATGCCATCGAGTTAACAGACTGGTTGTGCGTCTCAGCGCTTATCACGTGGTTGCTCATGGGGTTCACAAAGTGGTCAAGCTCCGACATGTACGAAGCCATCGCTATATCGCAGCCTTTGAATCCAAAGTCGAGATTTATATCACATCCGCTGAGATTCGGAGGTAGTCCAAAGTTCAGTTTTCCGTTCACAACTTCTTGAAACTGAGCTAGGAGCAGTTTCCCACACACACCCATCACTTGTCTGGTCTGATCCATCGCGATTGACATGGTTTCTCCTTGGAAATTTGCTCCGTGGGCAATTGTGTTTGTGCGATGGTCAATGATGGGGTTATCATTGGCACTATTCAGCTCAATGGTGATACGCCTACAAGCATCGACAAGAGTTTCGGCGACGGACCCAAGCCACTGTGGCGAGCTCCTCAGACTGTATCTGTCCTGCTTGAGGACGCCATACTTGTCTGGAAGATGCATGTCTAGAGTGGTAATCGCCAACTGGCTGTCTTCAAGTACGCGTAGCATATTGCGAGCGATTTCCTTTTGGCCGACATGCGGTAGGCACTCATGAATCAGAGGGTGAAAACTTTCCGTTCTCCCGTGAAGAGCTTCCACTGACATTCCTGTGCACACTTGAGTTAGGAGTAGCATAAGATTGGCGTCATACAGAGTTGGCGCGGAAACACCCGCAGCGAATGAATCCGCATTGATAATGGCCAGTCCTTCTTTAGGCCCCAGGGTAATTGGCGTAATTCGGACCGCTTCGAGCGCCTTAGGACACGTTGTTTGAACTCCAGCGTGGACGACCTGTAAATCCGCGCGGCCAATCATAGCCGCTGCGATGTAACCAAGAGGCATCAGGTCCCCGCTAGCGCTCACCGAGCCTCTTAGTGGGACTCGGGGCGTTATGTCGTGATTTATTAACTCCACCAGCACCTGGGGCACTTCAGGTCGCACGCCGGAGTATCCTTTCGCCAGACAGTTCGCACGCGTCACCATGGCAGCGCGTGTCAAATGCACGGGAAATACTCGACCCATTCCAGCATTCACGTGCCGAATTAAGGCTGTTTGTACATCATCTAATTTACATGACCTTACTTCTGCGCTCCCGCCAAAACCTGTATTTATACCGTACACAATAAGCCCTTCGTCCAATTTCTCTTTAAGGTATTTTTGGTTTGAAACCATTTCCTTTAAAGCGTCCTCGGCCAGAACGACCTTGACCCCGCTGTCGGCACTAAGGCCGAGAACCTCGGGAATAGAGAGTTGTCTCCCGTTTAAGATCACCGAGTCCTTGATCTTTCTACGCTCCTGTATCATGGCCAGCGTGGTCTTTACGTGACTTTCCGACATTTTCTTGGTAGtctaaagaaatatataaatgtgcatGTAATTATATGGCACtacaatttattaatatgaaaatatttaaaatgaactttCATTCTCAAGTCGCGATGATTCTCGAACTTGAAAACGTCTATATGT
The DNA window shown above is from Mya arenaria isolate MELC-2E11 chromosome 6, ASM2691426v1 and carries:
- the LOC128239123 gene encoding uncharacterized protein LOC128239123, which codes for MSESHVKTTLAMIQERRKIKDSVILNGRQLSIPEVLGLSADSGVKVVLAEDALKEMVSNQKYLKEKLDEGLIVYGINTGFGGSAEVRSCKLDDVQTALIRHVNAGMGRVFPVHLTRAAMVTRANCLAKGYSGVRPEVPQVLVELINHDITPRVPLRGSVSASGDLMPLGYIAAAMIGRADLQVVHAGVQTTCPKALEAVRITPITLGPKEGLAIINADSFAAGVSAPTLYDANLMLLLTQVCTGMSVEALHGRTESFHPLIHECLPHVGQKEIARNMLRVLEDSQLAITTLDMHLPDKYGVLKQDRYSLRSSPQWLGSVAETLVDACRRITIELNSANDNPIIDHRTNTIAHGANFQGETMSIAMDQTRQVMGVCGKLLLAQFQEVVNGKLNFGLPPNLSGCDINLDFGFKGCDIAMASYMSELDHFVNPMSNHVISAETHNQSVNSMALVSARLTAEAVEIVQMMVTNLLCLTAQAVDLRLLRNLAMEESDKLREQYPGATNLLEKTEWYDLMFMCDERIAALKEASGMQGTKAAAEMVVYERMRNLYKRACNGEMDASKYMGKGTSRMYNFIRKELDIPFYCGQPAIDTWLGRILQAIQSRTVENVLLDIFTSVSPPSRQNSQTA